TCTGATTCAGGTGACACTGCCGGAACCGCAAACTAAATTGACAGATCATGGACATTACAACGATAGCCATCGCCCTGGTGGTTGGGTTGGGGATCGGTTTTGCCATTGCCAAGCTCCTTGAAAAGGGACAGGCTTCCAAGACCATTGCCGCGGCCAAAAAGGAATCCGCGGCCATCCTGAAGGATGCCCGGGCCGAAGGGGAGAATATCAAAAAAGAAAAGATTTACCAGGCCAAGGAGAAGTTCCTGGAGCTCAAGGCAGAGCACGAAAAAGTTATCCTCAGCAAAGACAAGAAGATCACGGAAGCCGAGAAAAGGACCCGCGACAAGGAATCCCAGGTAAGCAGCGAACTGGCGCGCAACAAAAAACTGAACGAAGAACTCGAAAAGCAGTTGGAGGAAATTGCCAGCAAACGGGAGTTCTTTGAGCGGAAACAGGGGGAACTCGAAAAACTGCACAACAGCCAGGTTCAACAGCTCGAAGTAATCTCGGGCCTCTCGGCCGAAGAAGCCAAGGGCCAGTTGCTCGAGTCTCTCAAGGAAACCGCTAAGACGGATGCCATGGCCTACCTGCAGACCACCCTTGAGGAAACCAAGATGACTGCCCAGCAGGAAGCCAAGAAAATCATCGTCAACACCATTCAGCGCATCGGCACCGAAGAGGCTATCGAGAATTGCGTTTCGGTTTTCAACCTGGAATCCGACGACGTCAAGGGTAGGATCATCGGGCGGGAAGGCCGGAATATCCGGGCACTGGAAGCCGCAACGGGTGTGGAAATCATCGTGGACGACACCCCGGAGGCCATCATCCTCTCCTGTTTTGATTCCGTCCGCAGGGAAGTGGCGCGTCTGTCCCTTCACAAGCTGGTCACCGACGGCCGGATCCATCCGGCGCGTATCGAGGAGATTGTCCGCAAGACCGAAAAGCAGATTGAACAGGAAATTGTCGAGGTAGGGAAGCGCACCGTGATCGACCTGGGCATCCACGGCCTCCACCCGGAACTCATCCGGACGGTGGGGCGGATGAAGTATCGCTCCTCCTACGGCCAAAACCTCCTGCAGCACTCCCGTGAGGTTGCCAAACTATGCGGGGTGATGGCTGCCGAGCTCGGGTTGAACCCGAAACTCGCCAAACGGGCCGGCTTGTTGCACGATATCGGCAAGGTGCCGAACACGGAAACCGAACTGGAAACCCCCCACGCCATCCTCGGGATGCAGTGGGCCGAGAAATACGGGGAAAAGCCCGACGTGTGCAATGCCATCGGCGCCCACCACGACGAGATTGAAATGAAATCGCTGATCGCACCGGTGGTCCAGGTTTGCGATGCTATCAGCGGGGCGCGGCCGGGTGCACGGCGCCAGGTGCTCGACTCCTATATCCAGCGACTCAAGGATCTGGAGGAAATTGCCTTTGGCTTCGGGGGCGTCCAGAAGGCCTATGCGATCCAGGCGGGAAGGGAACTTCGCGTGATTGTGGAAAGCGAAAAAGTCAGCGACGAGAAGGCTGCCCAGTTGTCGTTTGAAATTTCCCAGAAGATCCAGACGGATATGACCTACCCGGGGCAGGTAAAAGTCACGGTAATCCGGGAAACACGTTCGGTAAACGTGGCGAAGTAACCCCCGCGGAGCCCGGCGCCTGATCAGATATTAACAAATTCATACCCGGCCCGCGGATCTTCCAGGAGGTCGGTTCCCCGGTCGTTTAGCAGGATGCCGTGTTCCAGCCAGGCCTTCAGGTTGGCCAACCAGAAAGTCCATCCCGTGCTGCAGCCGTAATGGTACATCAGTTTGCTTTTCTCGTCTGTGGGGATGTTGTATTGCCTCAGGCAAACCAGGACCCGGCCCGCGCCTTCCTCCAGGCTAACCCGAACCCGGCAATCGCCTGCGAAGCTGAAGGCGATGTGCTGTTTCCCATCGGCTTCCAGGAGGGTGCCGGTTTCTTCTCCGTCAAACTGGTGCCACTTCCAGGCGTATCGGTCGCCGGCCTGCACCGGCTCTTCAGGGCCGCGTCGGCTGCCGTCGGGCGCATGGTAGGCGGCTTCCTTGAGGAACCAGGAACAAATGCCCGCTTGTGTTGCCCAACTCGTGTAGATCCGTCCGAGCGGTGCGGCGATATAGATCTTTTTGGTGAATTCCTCAAAGGACAAACCTTCCATATCAATTGGCTTTATGAGCTAGTTCGTAGGCGTGTGCCGCCCGTCCCAGGGCTGCCAGGAAGGGGATGCCGATTTCCTCGTACTCGTACTGGTCGTCGTTGAAGACCCCGTTTTCATTGACCAGGATAGTGGCCGCAAGCAGGAATTCCACGTCGTTTTCCCGATCCGTGATATACGCGCAGTCCGTCAATGTCCCGTAGGCAAACCCCACCTTGTTGTAGATCCGGACCGTTTCGGGGATACGCGCCTCCGAGTCGCCAAACATGAAAAATTTGCAATAACCGTCCGGGTAGAGGGCTTCCTCGTATCCGGCTTCCCTGGGCAACCGGGACATCGCCTCCAGAAGGAATTCCCGTTGTTCCCCGGTAATCCGGAATCGCTGCCCCTCCGGGAAATTCCCAGGAAAGACCACGCGTTTCAACAAGCCGTCCAGGGTGGTTAGGGGCAGGTAGTTTTTCAGGCCGAAATCGAAGGGTTCTTCAACGAGCCTGCCATCCTCCATATACCCGAATCCCTTGCGAATCCCTGTGAGTTCCAGTCTTTTTGGGGGTTGATTCTGAATCGGGCGGGACTGGGCCGTCACCGTATCGTTGCGATAAACTACCAGGGGCTGTGTGGTTGTTTCGTCCCGGTGGTACCCCAACCGGTGCGATATCCGGGCAGGGCCTGCCTGCTTTTCCGCCAGGCCCGCATTGATGGCATCCTGCCCCAGGAATTCAAACAGCCGGTTGTTTGCGTGGTTGTCGCTTACGGCAAAAACAGCCCGGATATCCCCGGCAAAGGTCTCCTCCACGCTGTCCCCCTCGATGTAGTACCTCGTATGGCGGTCCAGGCTGTCCAGCCGTGCGAGCTTCTCCAGGGCCAGGACAGCGATCGGGAACTTCACTGTGCTGGCCGGGTAGTGGTATGATGTTGCGTCCACCCGGTAGTCGTAGGGCGCCAGCCGGACGGAATCCCCGTTTCTGAATATTCGCGTATACCGGACCTGTACCTCAAATTTATCGGGGTCTGCCATCACCCGGGCGATGGCCGGGTCGTCGGAGGCCAGGATGGTTTCCAGCGGGTCCCTGTCTGTTTGGCGCCCGGTTCCTGTACAGCCCGATACCATCAGCACGGCCGCCCAAAAGAGTATTTGGAAGTGCCTGTTGCATGCTGTCTTGTCGCCTTTCATGTCACTGGCCCGCTACGGACTCCCCGGTTTCCGCAAATCGCTTGAAATCCTCCAGATACTTCTGGGATTGTTTCCTGAACGCCCCGGGCATCAGCCACCCCATCAGCTTCATCCCGAAAGAGGAAAACTGGAATTCCGATTCGGAAATCCATTTGGAGGTGTTTGCATCCACCTCCTTAAAATAGTTTTTCTGGATATTGTGCACCCCCTTGGTATCGTAGGTGGTGTGCAATTCATGGGGCGGGTTGTACTTGATAAGGGTCTCCACCATCACCAGGTGGCGTTTGCCCATTTGGTAGGCGAGCTCCATCTGGGCGCCTTCCTGTCGGGGTTGCCCGGAAATTTGTTTGTAAGACTCCAGGCCCCGTTGCCAGTGTTTCATGTTTTCCGGGTTATCCAGTATGGCCACCATGCGGTCCCTGGGCAGGTCTATGGTGATTTCGCAAGTGTATTTCATGGGAGCGCTTTAATCCCTAAGGTACTAAATTTTACCTTTTTTGGGGTGCTGATAAAAATGTGTTAATCCACAGGGGGGCGGTTTGCCCATGCGCCTGATATTCTTATTTTTGCCCGATGCGCATTGAGATACCCGCCACCCGTCTTACCTGGTCCTTCCCGGTTTTCGCGATCGCTGCGATGGCCCTCTGGGGTTGCGATTCTTTGTTTAACAAGGAAACCGAGAAGACACCCCTGGCGCGGGTAGGGGAAGAAATTCTGTACCGCGAAGATATCGCCCCCCTGGTGGACCCCGGGCTGAATCCTTCGGACAGCGCCTCGCTTGTCAACAACCTGATTACCAACTGGGCTACCGAGCAACTCCTGATGCAAAAGGCGCGGATGAACCTGCCCGCTGCTCAGATCGAGGAATTCGAGGCCCTGATTTCCGAATACCGGGCGGACCTCTATACCCGGGCCTACAAGGAGGCCCTCGTCGCCCAGGAGGCGGATACGGTGGTGAACCCCGTGGAACTGCAGGAATTCTACGAAAATGAGAAGGAGAACTTCCGACTCCAGGAGAAAATTGTGCAGCTGCGGTTTCTGGAGCTGCCCCCCCAGTTTATCAACCGGGAGGAGGTCACCGAGCGCCTGAGGCGCTTTGATTCGGAAGACCAGCGCTTTCTGGATAGCGTGGGGGTACAGTTCCGCAAGCTGAATTTTAACGATTCCATCTGGGTGCCTGCCTCCCGCGTTATCGAGGAGATCCCGCCCCTGACCTTTGAAAATGAGGGCGAATACTTAAAAAAATCACAATTTTTTGAACTCGAGGACGATGCCGGGGTATATTTGGCTGAAGTGCGGGACGTCATGGAAGTAGATGCCATAGCCCCGCTATCCTACATAGAGCCCACAATCCGACAGGTGCTGCTCAACCGCAGGAAGCTGGGTTACCTCAGGCGTCTGGAAAACGAGTTGATCGACGAAGCCATTCAACAAAAAGAATTACAGATTTATGAAGCGAATGAATAGATGCGTTTGGATAGTATTATTTGCCCTGGGCCTTTCGAGCCTGCAGGCGCAGGTACGCGATTCCATCCCGGATACCCAGATAGAACCCCCACAGGAAGATGTTGCGCCCCGGGAACTGGCTTCCCTGGACCCGCCGGCCACTACCGGTGAGCGCAGGAAGCTCGATGGGATTGCCGCCGTGGTGGGGGATTACGTGATCTTGGACTCCGATGTGGAAAAAACGATGATCGACCTGAAGAACCAGGGGGCTACCGACGCAGAGATTGACGACTGCAGCCTGCTGGGCAAGTTGATGGAGGACCGCCTCTATGCGCACCAGGCCGTACAGGACAGCATCCTGGTTTCCGATGACGAGGTCTACGCCCAGAGCGACCGCTACCTCCAGCAACTCGAACAGCGCCTCGGTTCCATGGAGAAATTGCTGCAATTCTACAACAAGGAATCCGCCGAGGACCTCCGCGAGGAACTCTTCCAAATCAATAAGCTGCAGATGCTCTCCCAGAAGATGCAGCAGAAAGTAGTGGGGGACATCAAAGTGACCCCCGAGGAGGTCCGGCAGTTTTTCCGGTCCATCCCGGAGGATGAAAAACCCGTATTCGGGGCCGAGCTGGAGATTGCCCAGATCGTCATCAAGCCCGAGGTCCCGGAGGCCGAAAAACAAAAGGTCATCGACCAGTTAAACGCCATCAAGGCGGATGTGGAGGATAATGACGCGAATTTTCGGGTAAAGGCGATCCTCTATACGGAGGATGAGGCCTCCCGTAGCAATGGGGGGATGTACACGATGACCCGGCAGACGCAGTTTGTCAAGGAATTCAAGGACGTGGCCTTCAGCCTGCAGGAAGGGGAGATCTCGGAACCTTTTGAAACCCAGTTTGGCTTCCATATTCTCATGGTGGAAAAGATCCGCGGGCAGGAACTCGATGTGCGGCACATCCTGATCCGGCCGGAGGTTCCCCAGGCCGCCCTGGAGGAGGCCCGGAAAAAACTGGACACCATCCGCCAGCACGTAATTGACGGCAAGTATACCTTTGCCGAGGCCGCCCGGAATTTTTCGGACGAAAAGGAAACCAAGTTTGAAGGGGGGCAGTTGCGGAACCCGGAGACTTTCGATACCCGCTTTGAACTGACGCGTATGGACCCGGCGCTCTACAACCAGGTCCGGAACCTGAAAGACAACGAAATATCGCGACCCATCCTGGAGGAAGACCCCCGGGGCGGCACGGCCAGCTA
This genomic window from Robiginitalea biformata HTCC2501 contains:
- the rny gene encoding ribonuclease Y, with the translated sequence MDITTIAIALVVGLGIGFAIAKLLEKGQASKTIAAAKKESAAILKDARAEGENIKKEKIYQAKEKFLELKAEHEKVILSKDKKITEAEKRTRDKESQVSSELARNKKLNEELEKQLEEIASKREFFERKQGELEKLHNSQVQQLEVISGLSAEEAKGQLLESLKETAKTDAMAYLQTTLEETKMTAQQEAKKIIVNTIQRIGTEEAIENCVSVFNLESDDVKGRIIGREGRNIRALEAATGVEIIVDDTPEAIILSCFDSVRREVARLSLHKLVTDGRIHPARIEEIVRKTEKQIEQEIVEVGKRTVIDLGIHGLHPELIRTVGRMKYRSSYGQNLLQHSREVAKLCGVMAAELGLNPKLAKRAGLLHDIGKVPNTETELETPHAILGMQWAEKYGEKPDVCNAIGAHHDEIEMKSLIAPVVQVCDAISGARPGARRQVLDSYIQRLKDLEEIAFGFGGVQKAYAIQAGRELRVIVESEKVSDEKAAQLSFEISQKIQTDMTYPGQVKVTVIRETRSVNVAK
- a CDS encoding SRPBCC family protein, giving the protein MEGLSFEEFTKKIYIAAPLGRIYTSWATQAGICSWFLKEAAYHAPDGSRRGPEEPVQAGDRYAWKWHQFDGEETGTLLEADGKQHIAFSFAGDCRVRVSLEEGAGRVLVCLRQYNIPTDEKSKLMYHYGCSTGWTFWLANLKAWLEHGILLNDRGTDLLEDPRAGYEFVNI
- a CDS encoding serine hydrolase, with translation MVSGCTGTGRQTDRDPLETILASDDPAIARVMADPDKFEVQVRYTRIFRNGDSVRLAPYDYRVDATSYHYPASTVKFPIAVLALEKLARLDSLDRHTRYYIEGDSVEETFAGDIRAVFAVSDNHANNRLFEFLGQDAINAGLAEKQAGPARISHRLGYHRDETTTQPLVVYRNDTVTAQSRPIQNQPPKRLELTGIRKGFGYMEDGRLVEEPFDFGLKNYLPLTTLDGLLKRVVFPGNFPEGQRFRITGEQREFLLEAMSRLPREAGYEEALYPDGYCKFFMFGDSEARIPETVRIYNKVGFAYGTLTDCAYITDRENDVEFLLAATILVNENGVFNDDQYEYEEIGIPFLAALGRAAHAYELAHKAN
- a CDS encoding SRPBCC family protein, yielding MKYTCEITIDLPRDRMVAILDNPENMKHWQRGLESYKQISGQPRQEGAQMELAYQMGKRHLVMVETLIKYNPPHELHTTYDTKGVHNIQKNYFKEVDANTSKWISESEFQFSSFGMKLMGWLMPGAFRKQSQKYLEDFKRFAETGESVAGQ
- a CDS encoding peptidylprolyl isomerase: MNRCVWIVLFALGLSSLQAQVRDSIPDTQIEPPQEDVAPRELASLDPPATTGERRKLDGIAAVVGDYVILDSDVEKTMIDLKNQGATDAEIDDCSLLGKLMEDRLYAHQAVQDSILVSDDEVYAQSDRYLQQLEQRLGSMEKLLQFYNKESAEDLREELFQINKLQMLSQKMQQKVVGDIKVTPEEVRQFFRSIPEDEKPVFGAELEIAQIVIKPEVPEAEKQKVIDQLNAIKADVEDNDANFRVKAILYTEDEASRSNGGMYTMTRQTQFVKEFKDVAFSLQEGEISEPFETQFGFHILMVEKIRGQELDVRHILIRPEVPQAALEEARKKLDTIRQHVIDGKYTFAEAARNFSDEKETKFEGGQLRNPETFDTRFELTRMDPALYNQVRNLKDNEISRPILEEDPRGGTASYKILMVTNRFDEHEADFSRDYLKIQELALRDKQFRAITDWIAEHIDDTYISVNGEYRQCDFSNNWLKQ